One stretch of Excalfactoria chinensis isolate bCotChi1 chromosome 2, bCotChi1.hap2, whole genome shotgun sequence DNA includes these proteins:
- the LOC140248516 gene encoding vasoactive intestinal polypeptide receptor 1-like, with translation MLRRMRSLCWLLLLPLVAGIHPECKIFQQVVKEEALCLERNESVSPDLKGCARDWDGLSCWPRAALGEIVKIPCPRFFEEITNIHGFLQRNCTQEAYWSEPFPSYAVACGFDEGSSKGPEDQKSYYSAFWRVYTAGYAASVTSLITALIVFAAFRKFHCTRNYIHMHLFVSFILRAIAVFTKDAVLFADETMDHCLMSTVACKAAVAFFQFSILANFFWLLIEGIYLQTLLLLTFVSDKQYVWWFIFAGWGAPTAVMFTWVLTRLHQQNTGCWDDDENGVVLWIIKGPILLTVLINFIIFINVIRILVHKLKSQEGGGSNSSHFVRLAKSTLLLIPLFGVHYIVFAFFPESTGLEARLYIELGLGSFQGFFVALLYCFSNAEVQSELKKQLCQWRYQEYLSFTHKHGTVSRENSPVNYVTQLSLLEKISPKRKTRVYQNGVTSV, from the exons ATGCTGCGGAGGATGCGAAGTTTGTgctggttgctgctgctgccgctg GTTGCGGGAATCCATCCAGAATGCAAGATATTCCAGCAGGTGGTAAAAGAGGAGGCACTCTGCTTAGAAAGGAACGAATCTGTTTCACCTGATCTTAAAG gatgTGCCAGAGATTGGGATGGTCTAAGCTGTTGGCCCAGAGCTGCTTTGGGGGAAATAGTTAAAATTCCTTGTCCCAGATTTTTTGAAGAAATCACCAATATCCATG GCTTCCTTCAGAGAAACTGCACACAGGAGGCATATTGGTCAGAACCATTCCCATCATATGCTGTTGCCTGTGGGTTTGATGAAGGTTCCAGCAAAGGTCCTGAGGATCAG AAATCATATTATTCTGCATTTTGGCGTGTCTACACTGCTGGCTATGCAGCATCAGTGACTTCACTCATTACAGCTCTAATTGTCTTTGCTGCCTTCAG AAAATTCCATTGTACACGGAATTACATCCACATGCACCTGTTTGTCTCCTTTATCCTGAGAGCAATTGCTGTTTTCACCAAAGATGCTGTTCTGTTTGCAGATGAAACTATGGACCACTGCCTGATGTCAACG GTAGCCTGTAAGGCTGCAGTGGCATTCTTCCAGTTCAGTATTTTAGCCAATTTCTTCTGGCTTCTTATTGAAGGAATATACCTTCAGACACTGCTTTTGCTGACCTTTGTTTCGGATAAGCAATATGTATGGTGGTTCATCTTTGCTGGCTGGG GAGCTCCCACTGCTGTGATGTTTACTTGGGTTCTCACAAGACTCCATCAACAAAACACAGG GTGTTGGGATGATGACGAAAATGGAGTGGTGTTATGGATCATCAAGGGCCCCATTCTGTTAACTGTACTG ATTAactttattatatttattaatgTCATCAGAATTCTAGTCCATAAATTGAAATCTCAAGAAGGAGGGGGGAGCAATTCAAGCCACTTTGT GAGACTTGCTAAATCTACATTACTCCTGATCCCACTCTTTGGAGTGCACTACATCGTATTTGCGTTTTTCCCAGAGAGCACTGGTTTGGAAGCTCGACTTTACATTGAGCTAGGCTTGGGTTCCTTTCAG GGCTTTTTTGTTGCACTTCTATATTGCTTTTCAAATGCGGAG GTTCAAAGTGAACTCAAGAAGCAACTGTGTCAATGGCGGTACCAAGAATACCTGAGCTTCACACACAAACACGGGACTGTGTCCAGAGAAAACAGTCCAGTCAACTATGTCACTCAGCTATCACTGCTTGAAAAAATCAgtccaaaaaggaaaacacgTGTCTACCAGAATGGTGTAACTTCTGTCTGA